The following are encoded in a window of Sorex araneus isolate mSorAra2 chromosome 11, mSorAra2.pri, whole genome shotgun sequence genomic DNA:
- the LOC101550497 gene encoding olfactory receptor 6M1-like: MGNETTVQEFTLEGFPAVQHLGKVLFLVHLLAYLASMAGNAVIVTITCVDSRLQTPMYFFLSIFSFMECCFTSTVIPKLLVIFLLGRQTISFVACFIQAFVFAFLGAAGFILMAVMSLDRYMAICRPLHYPTIMNLKNCALLIVSCFTVSFITITGMVVKISQLTFCGPHVIPHFFCDIGPLIHLSCSDTRSVEKITFVLTSSILLTSFIITVIAYSNIVVTIIRLPSAKERQKAFSTCSSHLIVLSLMYGSCFFIYVKPKQTNRLESNREAALVNTVVTPLLNPVVYTLRNKQVHQALREKMGRMKISR; encoded by the coding sequence ATGGGGAATGAGACAACTGTCCAAGAATTCACTTTGGAGGGGTTTCCTGCTGTCCAGCACCTGGGAAAGGTTCTCTTCCTGGTGCATCTGCTGGCATACCTGGCATCCATGGCAGGCAATGCGGTCATTGTCACCATCACTTGCGTTGATTCCAGACTCCAGACACCAATGTACTTTTTCCTCAGCATTTTCTCCTTCATGGAATGTTGTTTCACAAGTACTGTAATTCCAAAATTGCTGGTCATCTTTCTTTTAGGGAGACAAACAATTTCCTTTGTTGCTTGTTTCATACAAGCCTTTGTCTTTGCCTTTCTGGGAGCAGCAGGTTTCATCCTCATGGCAGTGATGTCTCTGGACCGGTACATGGCCATTTGCAGGCCTCTGCATTACCCAACTATCATGAACTTGAAAAATTGTGCCCTCTTGATCGTTTCCTGCTTTACTGTAAGCTTTATTACTATCACTGGCATGGTGGTGAAGATTTCTCAGTTAACCTTCTGTGGTCCCCATGTCATTCCTCATTTCTTCTGTGACATCGGCCCCCTGATCCATCTCTCCTGCTCTGACACCAGATCTGTTGAAAAGATAACATTTGTCCTTACCTCAAGTATCCTTTTGACATCCTTCATCATAACCGTCATCGCATACAGCAACATAGTAGTGACAATCATTCGTCTCCCATCAGCCAAGGAGAGACAGAAAGCTTTCTCCACCTGTTCATCTCACCTCATTGTCCTCTCTCTGATGTATGGCAGTTGTTTCTTTATCTATgtgaaaccaaagcaaacaaacaggctGGAATCCAACAGGGAGGCTGCCCTTGTGAACACAGTGGTGACTCCACTGCTGAACCCTGTCGTCTACACTCTACGGAACAAGCAGGTCCACCAAGCTCTGAGGGAAAAAATGGGCAGAATGAAAATATCAAGATAA